TGAATATACACGCTCAGTCCCATTCTCAAAGTACTCCCgttcatatttttttacacaTTCACGCTTAACGGGACGCGCGTTGATAGGAAATCTGCGGTTCTGTTTATTAAGTGGTATATCCTTGGCTAACGTCTGATCTAACACATCTTTTGTACCAATATAGCTTTTTTTAGACTTCTGGTTTCGCTTTCGCCGCCACCCGGGTGTCAtatcgacatcgtctgcattaGCTCCTGAGCATGCCGAGTTTAAGCCAGCTACAATAGAGTCTTCGGTACTCTCAATTTCAACGTTGCTACAAACGTCCATACTCTCGATATAGTCCATTTTATCAGAGTCTTGTGTAGTAGAGTCCGTCGTTGTATTGCTTGCGGCACTTGGATCTtcttctttaatttttgtgcTGGTAGCGCAGTCTTGATCAAAAATAATGCATTCGGTCAGTAAAGAATCGCTAAAATGAACAGCGTGCGATCGAGCATGTTCCCAATCTTGTAGTAAATCCAATGGTGCTTCAGATTCAGCTGGTTTCCCATCTTCTGATTCATCCGTCGCCAGCTGAGTGGATTCCCTTTTACCCTCAGTAAGCTTTTGCTCAAGAATAGATGGCTTTTTAACAGCTCCCAATATGGCGGCAACAGTCTCTTTGGAGCCATTTCCCGCGGTATGTGCCTTTCGTAACAGCAACAAGAGTTCTTTTTTTGCACGTGCTTTTTGAAGACACAATGGAGAGTAGCAAGTATTTTGCGTTATTTGAGATACAGCATTCGAATTTGTACTGCACTCCTTAGTGTAACAACGAAAGATCTTAGCAAAACGATTAAGTTGACTAAATTGTAAGCGCACTGTTTGAATTTGTTTAGCCAGCGAATTGACGAGTTCCAAGTTGACATTTGAAGGATTCCCTTTCGCTGGGAGCTCAGTAAGACGAAGTAATCGCTTCTCTAAATACGTTTGTTTAGTGTTGGCTGCAACAGGTTGGGTAGAAATTACAAGCGGCTTCACATCAGAAGCAACTTTAGAAGTCATCTGCTCCTCCACCTCGGCCAACTTTATACGGCGATCCAGCAGATCATCTAATCGACATTTGCGAGCCACTTTCGGATAATAAGTTCGCCCTGGAGCATTTAGTGCTTTGCTAACATCGATGATCCCCTTGATTTTCCCTTCGACATCTTCTTTTACTTTCACGTTTTTGTAATGCTCCGGTAAATAATGACACACCTGACCGTCGACATTGCTTGACTCACATTGCTGCATAAAACGCTGAGTGCGTGGGTCCACTAATATAATTTCATTAACGGCTTCTTCCTCTCCCATGGTGTAATGCACATACACTCTATTGTGTACCAGTGGCTGAGCTCGCCTAGCACGAATTCCGCATCGGCGACTGCTTGATAACCAAAGCCAGCCCCACTGTCCGTGAACCCGGTACTCTTCTCCTTTTTGCTTCCAGACTTGATGTTTGAGGCCGAGGGTGTATTTAATGTAGTTGAATGCAAGGCGATTTCGTTCTTCCTCGTCATCCCGCTCGCgtttttcccgcttttccactttttttcgCTCTTCACGTTCGGCACTAGTTATTCGTTGTAAAGTTGTGTGGCCGAGTTGCTCATGCCAGACATTGGCGAAAACAACGCTTTTAAGGGACGCTTGAAACAGCATCAGTACGGCCGCAAAGTCAGATGCGCGGCGGGCGTTCAATACAGCCGCATTCCAAACTTTCTTGTTAACCACCCAATTAGTGTTTAAAAATGAAGGTGCTATATTGGACTCAAAGTTTATCAACGTTTGCCTAAGCGTTGTAATCATATTTTCGGTAGTTCCCATTGTTATACCGATCCATTTAAAGTCGGACGCAGTCGTTAACGAAAACTTGTGGGACAGGTGACGTCGCTTATCCCGTTCCTCGTTCCGTTGCGGCTTGTTCAGGGCAATAGGATTGGATGAATACTGGTTCACATAATTTTTGAATCCTTGCTCCATACCAAGTTTAAAATGCAGAGTGCCATTACTCAGTTGACTGGATTTTTGCCGCGTTACCATTTTGGTTTCTTCCTGTTTCTTTGTTCCTTCCGAAGGACTTCCAGATTTGGCCTCGCCCTCTTCAGCTGACTCGTCAAGTGTCTGTTTTTCAAGTATTTCATTTGTAGCCTCTTGTTCAATTTCGATTAAACTTCTCTTGGTATGCTTGTGCTCATTAGTTAAGGTCTCAGTCAATTTCATTTGGCGCTCGATTTCGTCTCGGCGCTCTGTAATCTGGCCATGCAGTCGAGTTTCCAGTTCTTCGGAGTCCAATCGAGAAAGTAGCAATTTTAACTTACTTGTCGTACTGTAGTACCAGCATGTGGAGTCTGTCTGATCCTCGACAAAAATTCGACGAGCAATAAACCAATATTTGCGCCCATGACGATCAACACCCAGGCTGTCATGCCGGATTAGCACGCCTTGTTTCTCCTGCGGCAACACACAGTCCACTACACCAGTGACCTTATGTGAACGGCAAAGTCCACACTGCCAATCCTCAGTAGGTACGTCGTTCATTGGTGGGTCTACGCATTCCAAATGATAGACAGCAGGGCACGTTTCGCAGCATAATAAATCGCCGAGTCGATGGCATACGCGGCAATGGTCATCATAATGAATGGGACCTTCCTGTAGCATTACATCGCGTATAGAATTGGCAGTTAAAAACTGATCCGACAGAAACTGGAGCACTTCAAGTCGGCTGTCAATGTCTGTGTACGGATATTCGGTTCGGTTTAATATCTGAAACACGTTGCGATCAAATGTCTTGTCACTTTCTACATAGCTTCGCAAAATTTCCGGCCACGTTATAGCGTCAATAAGGTACAGGCTTATATTAACAGTATCTTTTTGATCCAGCGGACCAAAATGCGTACCCTGTGCGTCTTCTTCCCGCAAAATCGCCTTTAGTAACATTATATGTACGTCTGTTAATAAAGCACTTTGCTCCTCACAAGCAAGCGCTGCGCAAAAATCTTCAAATCGGAATGGGGAGAGACGCACCAAGTGGCGAAAACGTCGGAGTACTTCATAAATACTGAGGGCACGCAAAACGTGGGCATTAGCTATGGATAGATCCTCCGATGAGTCAGGCAGCTCAAGCACTGCATATTGTCGCCCTTCTTGCAGCCACACTGGTTCTGGGCTAGGCGGACGTGGAGGTCGACCAACTCCATTTTGGTTAAAGCTACAAACGGAGAATTCCGATTCGCTTTCGTTGGCTGCCTCCAGGCTCTCGTCATCGCTAGGAGTAAGAAGCATGTCATCCTCGTTGTCTGATTTGTCGTCGTCGGAATCTCCAAAATCAGAACCGTAGTGATATTCCGACTCGTACCCTGTGAAAAAAGACGAGATAAATTAGAATAACAATATTATTCAAATTTTACAATGCCTATGCATGAATTATAACCTGTCATAATGTTTCACTACTTTACTTGGCTCTACATACACTTCGTTGTGAATCGGATTAGGTAAGTTCTGATTTAGGAAACAAAAACTGTTCGTAGAGAACATAACCGACGGTCAATTTCATACCGTTTCAGTCGTAGTCAGGATCATGGTATGTTGTCTGGTCTAGCGTGGTCGAAATTGGCATTAAGAAGAGCTCGACAATGTTTCAAGTCTCGTACGCCAGTTTAGTCGCGATTTGTCTGTTACCCACCTTTTCTTCCGGAGTAGCTGCTGGTGTTGGGTTGCACAGTGGATTTGCGGCCTCGTCCCCTCTTGGCGGCGCTGCCGCGGCTGcggctgggatttgtgtgacTGCTCCGACTGCCCTCGTCGCTCTGCGGGGAAATGCCCCTTGAGGCTGACGGTGTACTTGGCTGGGACTTTCCCTCGCTGAGGTACTTGGGCTTCTTGAGCAGCTGGTAATTGAAGCGTCCTGAGCCGCGTTCATTGGGCGTCTTTGGCGGTCGACCACGTTTACGGCTGCCGCGACCGCTCATTTCGCTTGTTTTTTTCGCTGACTTATCTGGCTCTGTGTGTAGGGGCGAAAGTGGATCCTCTCCTCAGATTTGATTCCGAAGTATTCCTACAAAGCTGCACATTAGATCTGAAAGAAGAAGTTTACCATTCAGTCGGTATGAGCACCACTTCTCACTCGCACCCAGCTATTTACggacacattcaaacacattCACTCGACGGCGTATGCGGGGAAAAATCGATCGGATTCCCAGTACTTAGTTGCAGGCACTTCGCCTTTTGTTTAGATCGCGCACACTGGGCATAACAAAAACCCGCCAAAACAGCTTGTTCCGTTCGGAACGACGGTTtctatattaaatatattaagtaCATGTATTCAAAACACATTCTCAGCTCCTAGTGCTGGCTGGCAAACGCACTGGACGGCACCACCaagtgtgcctgtgtgtgtgcgaggaAATGAAGCCAACTCACATTGTCCGCCATTTAAAGAACCGAGAAAATTTTCGCCACTGACCCAATGCGACTGTTCGTTAGAAACAAAACCAATATTCCCTTCACGCATTACCCAGCATGTCGGGGAACTATTGCAGACGATTTAACACAATATATTCACGTATTTTTAACTATCTTCTGCAAACTGCGAGAGCCACTTTTACCTAACATTTCAGTTCTGAACATAACTGGAGACGGTGTACAGTCGGCCAATCACAGCAACTCTTCTATTTCTCGGTGCCTGAAGCGACCTCTTGCGGTCGGCTCGGAGAACTAGCTGATAATGGTTGCACAAACGATATTTGCAGGGTTGCTTTCGGCATTTACACTGAACCGCACTGACAGCTGTAGTTTGAATTTGTGCGTGGGGCTTGGCGGGCGTTTTAAGCAGAccgattaaaattaaattaatgctTAATTTGTAGCTATTCTGCCAGACTGTACAGTTCCTTATTTTCCATATGTAAATTCTCTTGTTTTGGGTTAATATATCACCAAAGCGTGTCGTTTTGCTTTCCTCGAACTTCTTTGTTTAAATATCATAGAACGAAGTAAAGAACTTTTTACCTGTATTTTTACATAAAACGCTAATTCAGTTGCTGTAAGGAGAGCAACTAAATGGGATATAGGGAGTGCACCAGTAGAACCTGTAAAATACTTTGCCGACCTGTTTTgaggaaataatttttgtagCCCTGTACTTCGCTATCTTATCACCAGCCAGCCGATTTTACGGCAGAACCCGATTCCTTATTCGCCAGTATTACTTTAATAATCAACCTCAGTGGTTGCATTCCCAGTAATTACCGGAAAACATAAATTGTTCCACATGTTCGTAGGCACTTGTCTACATGAACATTCTATCTTAAAACATCCCCAGTCACCAATTGTAATCAAAAAGGTtttacaaacttaaaaaatttaacgGTTCCCTTAGTGTGattactaaaattaatattagtTCATTCTACAAATTCCATTTCCATGAGTGTAATTTTCGTAGTATTGAACTTTTTACGGAATGTGCTACCAGCAAGCTTATATGTATATCAAACTGACGTCATGTGTTTTATAATGAAATCACACAGATAGGAATAACACTCACTCTTTTAGTTTCTTACAGATAAGATAATGCATATTGATTTAAGGAACCCAAAAATGCTTTTGTTTACATGGTTGTTGTGTCCATAGATTTGCATTGTGTTGCTATCGACATAAGgagcagcaaaaaaataatttaactttGCAACTTTTATCATTTTAGATTGGTTAAAGAATATACTCAATATGAATTTTGGTAGTTGGAAAattattctagctcttattaGTTTAAAGACATATCCCAAGACATCGGCACATACAACCGCTACAACTGGATTCGTTAACTTTGAGGAATCAAATAATTCAGGGTAAGAAATTCTGATAATTGACTATGAGTGTAATTAATAGCTTTTTCATATGCCTGTGTGTTTGGATTAGAATTGATCCCAAAGAAACATTAAACGAAAATTCTACTGTTGTAAATGGAACCTACTTGACAGAGAACTTAATATCTACTAGCAGTAGTAATCCTGCCCAAACTTCTTTTGAGAAGCCAATAGAACCCGCGGACTGCTCCCAGCgtgaaaaaaacagaaaacaaccAGTTGCAAAACGATCGTCACGCTTGCGAAAATGCTGTCCACACGGAGAAAATCTAGATATCTATCGCGAAAATCAAAGTAATTCTATGTGCGACAACggtgttttaaattttcaaccGACTATAATAAGTGCGGTTCTGTTTGATAACTGCATTGAAGACTTAGAGATTGAGACTTCTTTAGACTATGACATTGGAAATCCGTGTAACAGGTATGTTGTACATATATTTCGACAGTAACATACTAAAAATTGTACTTCAAGTTTAGCTCCCTTATATATGACGACGAAGAGGACGTTTTTTTCGTTTTACAAGACGGAAGCTTGTTAATTATTGACAAGTTTGGAAATGAGTCGTATACAGTCGAAGAAAATTACTGCTTGGATATTGATAAATCTGGACATTTCTTTGCCTTTACATGTGTTACACAAGTTGAAGAACAAATTGCATTCGCAAAAGTAATACCTTTTAAGACTTTAGCTCctaaaagttaattaatttgattaattttaggtaatttttgttgctgttttaaTGCTGATATCTATGCCCTGTCTCTTATTAGTTAGTTATTTGCACATGACACTTCGCTTATTGCGCAACTTACATGGACTCTCTCTAAGTTTGATGTCATTGTGTTTGGCTTCTGGATACTTTGTGCACTCTGTGGTGCATATATATGGCATCCCAAACCAAGGCTTTATTGGCTACGTTATACAGTTTTGTATTTTGAGCTATTTTTTCTGGTACTTCTGCATATGCTTTAATGTTCTCCTAAATGTGTGGTACAAGTTGCCATGTTGCATTCAGCTTTCTAAGTCCTGGGCCACGTTTAATTTTGCGTGTTATACTGTTTTGGCTTTTTCTGGACCGGCTACAATAGTTGCCCTAACAGTCCAAAAGGGTTTGCCAGGAATGCCTTCTTACTTTCTGCAAGGCAAGTCAATGGCAATAATcaaccaattttaataattaaatataataatctaTTTAAAGGCCTGACGGAATCTATACGAGACTCACAACGTTACTTTATTCCTCCGGTTTCCACAATACTGTTTCTTAGTTTCTTGGTAAGTCATTTTGGGCTACAAAGAATTCCATATTTTACCAGCCCTATATCCTCAGATTAACATTATATCATTCTTCGGATTTCAACGTATGAATGGATACGAAAAATCTGAGAAAGGGGATCAAGGACAGCGAAATTCGTTTGATCAACAAAAATATGAAGAAGTAAAAAAGGAGTGAGTGTAAATAATGTATTACAAAACTTACAAAACTATTAATATTGTGATTACTTACTATTTTCAACAGCGCCAAATGCGTCAGCTTACTTGGAATAATTATGGTCATAAGCTGGCTACTTGAAATAGTCACATTTTACTCAGGATCGAATTCTAATTACCTGCTTCTTTGCGATATGGTAAATGGCCTTCAAGGAGTTTGGGTACTGCTTATTTTTCTTGTTGTACGAAGGCGCCGCACAATAATTTTAAGGTGGTGGTATGATCGTGGATCCCACGAAATTGAAGGAACAGAATTGCAAGCTCTGAGTAATAGTAACAATCCCACTTTGACATAAATCATGTTATAACATTATAACCATTTTCCACTTTATGatgatatatgtatgtataggAAATAACTAAGACGGCCTGAAAGCGGATAAAGGTAAGAAGAATGATAGAAGAATTCCTAAGTATTCCCAGTAATGTACAGGGCTTATTTAATCTTATTTATAAAACCAAAGGGATTGGGCAAAATTTTTGGAACGCCTCCTAGGcctgaaaaaatgtttgctttgctacataataatggaaaatccatttttctttttatcgcccaaagcatttttaaaaatatttaaggataGATATTACAtgttaaaacttttaaaagtcaaaaaatattttaaaattatgtaaattgtTGTTTATTCAGActtatgtataaatattaaatgtttttgttgTCACTAATATGGTCGTATAAAGTTAAAtagttcaattattttaagaaagtttTACCATCTATGCTAGTACTCTAAAAGGAAATGCGTAATAATGTGGTGGTCCAAACCAAAATGAgccatttcatattttttaatgggttgcgattgtttttaaataagataCGAAGAAAACGCATGCTTACGTTTTCTCACTGCGTAGTGGCGATTTCATCATAAGAATAAATGTGTATTTACATGTTATATGCTACGTATATGGGATCCAATTGGTCGGCCAAAAAGCCATCCCGTAAATGCATCCGTTGCTTTTCGCCCCGACTATTAATAGGCACCACACCTGAAATTAGAAGGTTCTTAAAGTTAATACTCAAGTTCAAGTCAAttgatacattttaattacaaaccTGGATCGACAACTACAACAACGCCCACTATAAGCTGATGATCTTCTAATACTGTGTTTGTTACCAACGGAACCAAATCCAAAGCTTCTGATTCATTGCCGTCTAGTTCAACAACTACGACTAATAAATTAGTCCATGTGAAAACGGCACtaggtaaaataaataaattaaatttgaattctttttaaatgtttgttttacaaGTCCTACCACTCAGCTATTTTTTTGTGACAGCGCATTACAGAATTTTCGATATCTATCGGATGATAGTTCATGCCACGTAAGGAGATCACTTCATCGACAGCTCCAACTACATACACCGCGTCGTGTAGTTCTTGGTCATTCGAATTGCCTGCCCCGCCTATTAGGCTATGCTCAGAACTGGCACCCAAggaaacatttgaaaaatttaattgcaattgGCTCATGGAATTCACCGACTCCGTATCACTATCACGACTAGCCACACTTGGTGTGGTCTCGTCTAGTAATGAGGCTGCCTGAGAACACTCGGTGCGTCGTAGAAATCCCAAATATCCAGTACGTGCATATAATTCAGAGGTGGCCCCAGTTACTAATTTTGCGTTGAAGTGATCATTGTAGTCAGTTTCATCGCCATAAATAGTAAAGTATCCATTCGCATTGTGAGGAGCTTGAACCTaacgaaaatataatatattagtTATTGTTAATATTCAATTATTAATAGCTTGCCCAAATTTCTCCCAAATGCGAGTCGCCACAGTGGCCCTTGGTATCCGGATTTGCAATAATCACTTTTACTCCTGGTAAAAGCTTTCCTGATTCTATTACACATAGCGAATTTGGCGCCCCGCGCTCCACCAAAGCCACTCGGTTATTTCGCAAGGCTCTCATATCTACGTAAACCTGAGCACTCTCTGCAGAACTAGCTCCTTGGACACAAATGGCCGGATTCACACGACATCCAAATGAAGTGGAGACACAGCGAGTATTTAAGCCAAGGGCTTGGAACAGCTTACAAAACTGCTGGGTCAGCTGCACTCTTGGGCGCTCCTCCGCAACTACAACACACGTCCTCACGCAACGCAAGTCAATGTTTCGTTGCTTTAAGGAGGGTATAGAATTGCTAAGAGCTTTCGTGCATAATTCTATAACGCCATATGAGCAGAAGGTGTCGCGAACACGATGTTGCGAGAGAGTTGACAGCCACAAACTGGGATTCGTTTCAACTTCGTAGGGTGCGATAAGAATTGAATGGTGGCCACTGTATACTCCGATAAGAGTCCACATTACAAAACCAAGGCCGCAATAGGGATCCAAACATAACGCAACATGACGAGAAGGATACAGCTCACAAGCCAATTTTAAACTGGCGCAAAGACTAGAGAGAGATCTATtggataaacaaaaattaaaatacatttttttttaacgctATTTGAATTTAGTTACCGATGCGTTATGTTAACACCGCTAAGACGGCCACAAGTTGACACGCTGAAATCCAAATAGGCGCTAGAATCGAAGGAGACCGTAGCTATGCCGGCATATTTGCGTTTTGGGTTGTCGTCAATGTCTAATATAGGTGGCCATGTCTTTGGGTCAATAGAGGTTGCCGCCTCTCTGGATTTTAGTAACTTAATTATAGGTTGAATAGAGAGCACAATGCCACTTTTTGAAACATCAACAATCATGCGGACAGTGGGTAATGtggtatttaaattttgtggATGTGGAGGCCGTATGGTAATTGGTATTGCACCCAAATAGAGGCATCCGTAAAATGCGCACAACAAATCAAGTCCTGGAGGAAATATAAGCGCTGCACAAAAAGTGTGgttattattactttactAATAGCGGCCATCTCGAAATTCTTACCAACATGATCGCCAGGCTCTATTCTTCCGCGTTCTTGTAACAATGCCGCTATTTTCTCTGCCCGCTTGTGTAACTCAGAGCATGTCAGAGTTTTTGCAATGGCACCTACAAAACAAAttagagttttttttttacaaaagagATGGATCTTACCCTTAGAATTCAGCAATGTGAATATTATGTGATCTGGAGAGGTTCCTGCTCGCCAACGCAACACTCCAGTTATAAGTTGTGGCTGTCAAAGTAccgacaaataaaaattaaaa
This window of the Drosophila biarmipes strain raj3 chromosome 3L, RU_DBia_V1.1, whole genome shotgun sequence genome carries:
- the LOC108029559 gene encoding nucleosome-remodeling factor subunit NURF301 isoform X5; translation: MSGRGSRKRGRPPKTPNERGSGRFNYQLLKKPKYLSEGKSQPSTPSASRGISPQSDEGSRSSHTNPSRSRGSAAKRGRGRKSTVQPNTSSYSGRKGYESEYHYGSDFGDSDDDKSDNEDDMLLTPSDDESLEAANESESEFSVCSFNQNGVGRPPRPPSPEPVWLQEGRQYAVLELPDSSEDLSIANAHVLRALSIYEVLRRFRHLVRLSPFRFEDFCAALACEEQSALLTDVHIMLLKAILREEDAQGTHFGPLDQKDTVNISLYLIDAITWPEILRSYVESDKTFDRNVFQILNRTEYPYTDIDSRLEVLQFLSDQFLTANSIRDVMLQEGPIHYDDHCRVCHRLGDLLCCETCPAVYHLECVDPPMNDVPTEDWQCGLCRSHKVTGVVDCVLPQEKQGVLIRHDSLGVDRHGRKYWFIARRIFVEDQTDSTCWYYSTTSKLKLLLSRLDSEELETRLHGQITERRDEIERQMKLTETLTNEHKHTKRSLIEIEQEATNEILEKQTLDESAEEGEAKSGSPSEGTKKQEETKMVTRQKSSQLSNGTLHFKLGMEQGFKNYVNQYSSNPIALNKPQRNEERDKRRHLSHKFSLTTASDFKWIGITMGTTENMITTLRQTLINFESNIAPSFLNTNWVVNKKVWNAAVLNARRASDFAAVLMLFQASLKSVVFANVWHEQLGHTTLQRITSAEREERKKVEKREKRERDDEEERNRLAFNYIKYTLGLKHQVWKQKGEEYRVHGQWGWLWLSSSRRCGIRARRAQPLVHNRVYVHYTMGEEEAVNEIILVDPRTQRFMQQCESSNVDGQVCHYLPEHYKNVKVKEDVEGKIKGIIDVSKALNAPGRTYYPKVARKCRLDDLLDRRIKLAEVEEQMTSKVASDVKPLVISTQPVAANTKQTYLEKRLLRLTELPAKGNPSNVNLELVNSLAKQIQTVRLQFSQLNRFAKIFRCYTKECSTNSNAVSQITQNTCYSPLCLQKARAKKELLLLLRKAHTAGNGSKETVAAILGAVKKPSILEQKLTEGKRESTQLATDESEDGKPAESEAPLDLLQDWEHARSHAVHFSDSLLTECIIFDQDCATSTKIKEEDPSAASNTTTDSTTQDSDKMDYIESMDVCSNVEIESTEDSIVAGLNSACSGANADDVDMTPGWRRKRNQKSKKSYIGTKDVLDQTLAKDIPLNKQNRRFPINARPVKRECVKKYEREYFENGTERVYSTNSPRGRVYLLNDAAKLYEQAVKTEDKTTIHRKPSYSRYPLISNFLTHKKKRSLLVLPRYELLKLARLGGKTSTNGFHHAAKNNTIWQYQCSRPLFRTCWSYRTSNATSLSSLALQLRILWSCLRWDDMIAKPPSTDGKHQVTTDTEIVTLELLKLRHAGRYGEKTSYLRRKVVIPLEMPKTIREVTSIRSGLRKRKRAESPQPTEPQITEEWVDEDKLELWEIKFIGEKQEKARLSAVTRSVASRQLEASGNSGPSTSTNGNPGGIGRVQLAPKSSEDVKEKMEQQLKLQRAVHQQRKLVGTGEIARSVTPVKGQVIGSRRVIVKNPDGTTRIIQQAVTQVSRAAANTATATAASTVASTSSTQPTPSTPTPHKVQIIRGPDGKVSVRGLNPGQQLVQMPDGKLHVLTTTTSSNAAAQGNKIKVPIKPASTPSSPVVTSVQSTANPVTPVIKQIAVKHVTKNSGTPSIATSPRVALPLAQIKNKLLLAQQQQQASSASATTSSASVQKIVSKVVNTSSTGQNLQQVFVQSGSKLVLGQNSQGQKVIISTSSAQQQGTSPVQQQQLVQPQVISQPIQQSPQQQISMNQSQPTQKVIQQIVNTSNVQQQIVVGGQRIILSPGQTIVTQRNVPQSQALQMVQQQIQTQQQQQQQQHIVQPQQQFVVQSNQIVQSSPSTQTKLVKQLVVQQHSQPTTEEKAQISTADGDETSTQQVLVPNSTLAQQLAQGKLQVATVNGQQVIVKPLGNNQAQIVAHIKHQGDGNAHIVTSNSANALAQASPQTSPVKQQALPSQSPQQVVVQHQVPQQSTTNFESGVSSITQQPVVAQSVQGQVQQQPLSVEESLLQNQPPGTVIKCVTAQVLQTEHGPRIVLQGLVGNDFTAQQLQLVQTQVKQQLMKAQESNGKLGVLGPTKIYLAVQPESAVQSQPPPLTPVHQSSTHQQVAWSKYYN